The genomic region AacggaacagattgcccagggaggtgctggagtcaccacccctggaggtgtttcAGAGGTATCTGGATTTGGCACTGGGTGATATGGATTAGTGGTTTAAGGGTTACAGTGATAGTGCTGGGAGGATggtgggactggatgacctTGGAGGTCGATTCCAACCTCTCGGATTCTatcattcagtgattctgtgaaactgattcctttctggttttggctTCCCAAGTGTTTCACAAGCTTGCTGTTGAGGGCAGGGCATTTCTGGGTACTGTCAGGGGTAAAGGTCCTCAGGACCTCAGGGagctgatggagctgggatTCACAGAGGTGGTCAATCACCCATGGTTCCAGAGCCTGGGATGAGCAGTGGTGAGGATGAGTGTGGTCTCAAGGCCCAGCAGGTGTGCAGAGGTGGGTGAGCGAGTTCAGAGGGAGCCCCTGAGGTACAGCAGAGGTGTCTGCAGAGGTGCCTCAGCCTGAAATTGCACTGATGTTCTGGGGACTGTGATGTTACTGGTAGTAGAAATTTCAGCAAGAGGAAATTTGTGGCTTATACATGAGGTGACCCTGCaaaccagcactgcagcaaatCATTTTTATTGTGAACTACTCAGGAAGTAAATGACCTGTCCTATGTTGATCTTTCGATTATGACATTGATTAAATTGAATACATTGAATATATTGAATACATTTCCCCAAAGCAGTTTTCCATAAATCTGCAGATAAGCTccagaagcagagcagagaatgaaGGTATCCAAGGAGTGCGTCACAGGAATTCAGCTTTGGCTGCTCAAAGCATCCTGTATATCTGATGGCAAAGCCTGCCTTTCTGAtacctcagctgctgctctcaaGGCACAGTttcaaagcaagcaaacaaaaccatgtCCCACAATCACATAATCACTGAGTAGCTGGGTTTTGGAAGGACCTCTCAAGATCTTCTATTCCAGACCCCTGGTCAAGCAGGATCAGCtcgagcaggttgcccagaatcTTGTCCTTGCACATGGAATGCTGCCTCCAGCTTTTGGGCTCACAACATGAGAAGGACACAAACCTATTGCAGTggaatccagaggaggccacaaagatgttCCAAGGTCTGGAACACCTCTGccatggagacaggctgagacagTTGAGGGTGTTCAGCCTTGACAAGAAAGGGCTCTGGGGGAAGTTGGATCCCCTTCCACTACCTTGAAGTTCACCAATAGAtgtggagagggactttggacaaaggcatggagtgacagaacaagagggaaTAGTTTCACACGGAcagagagcagggttagatgAGGTGTTAGGGAGAAATTCTGTACTAagggggtggtgaggccctgtcATGGGGTGatcaaagaagctgtggctgccccatgcctggaagtgtttgaggccaggttggatggggcttggagcaacctggtgtagtggaaggtgtcactgcaccagggaaggggatggaacaagatgatctttaaggtcccatcaaaccaacccattctgtgattctgtgattctgtgattctatgacatgTGGAAAAAGATGCCGAGCCTCTTCCACCCAGAATATGAGGTTTGTTAGCGGGGGCAGGCACTGTGGaacagagaaacatttttcctcCCATAGAGCTGGGACAAGTTGGCCTCCAGCTGCGCCAGTGTGAGGTTCTGGACCTGGTTCTTGTTGTTCTCAGCAATGACCGCCCAAGTCTTCATGTTGGTGTTGGTCTGACAGCAGGCAGCTGACCAGATGTGGCTGGGTCTGTTAACCCTATTATTGGCAATGGAGGTGTTCCCAGGCACAGCACCCGTGATGACATAGGTGGTTTTACAGCCCTGGGTTCTCTGGGCCATCGTTTGGTTCTCGTAGTCCTTCCAGGCACCTCTGTTGAGAGAGCTGTTCTGGGGCACTATGTTGGTGAGGGTGAAGGTAGCCAGCTTGCTGTTGTTGCCACTTTGATGGCCACTGGGGCTCAAATGGCCACGGTCCAAACCCTGCAGCTTCTTGTAGTCTTGGGTGACAGCCTGACTCTGGCCAGTTTGCTGTGGACTGATCTTGTATTGCTTTCTGAGGAACTTCTCTGTTTTCATGTCCCTGGGATAAGTTGGCTGGATCAGcttgaaagggaaagaagatgaAACAGTGTCAGCACTGAGGATGCGTGTAATGAAACAGATTACCCCAGAGCAGAAGTCTCTGATGGTCAAGATCCCAATTTTTGTGACCTCAGTGTATGAAAATGAATGAATCTGAGAGAAATCATAGACATGCCCCTCCTGCATgaacacaaaagctttaaagagaaagaagctCAGAATCTGACTGCTCTCATTTTGACTTGTGACCTTTGGGATCcaacctgcagcctgtgctgggagaaTGGGTGGGTGCATGAGACAAGGAGCACTTTCCACTCCTAGGTTTGAAAGGTGACGTTGGTGAGAcaccttccctggcacatctgcttccctttcctcctgtcTCCACAGCCCAAATCTGCCCAGGGCTCTCCCTGGAGTCCCtcaggccattctgtgattctgtgatgctttGTGTTGTTGCTACAAGTGTTCCCCACTCCTGGAACACCAGAGGTTGCCTCCTCTAACCACATACACAGGGAAAGGTGTTGGGAAATCAGTTCTGGAGCTGAGGTTTCCTTGGGAGGGCTACAGTTCATTCAAGGATGAAGATTTTTGCTCagtaagtaaaagaaaaataaagtgaataaaaagaaaaaatgtgaatgGAATCTGCAGCTGTGGTGCTAAGAATGTGTCTCAGAGCTGATCTGGGCCAGGGAGCATCTCCTGCAGCATCACTGAAAAGAAGTTACAAATGATCAGCCTCTGAGAGGAGCCTGCAATCCCAAAAGAGTCCTGGGCACGCTAACTACTCCAAAAAGGCCTCTGGAGAAAGTGACTGCAATCAAAGCTTTTTCTGGTGTCCTGTGTCCAGGCTCTAGGAGGACAAGGCCCATGCTGGATGGGGCTTGCAGCATGCTGGTCTAGTGGCAGCTGGCCTGGCCCATGCAGGGGAGTTGGAGActgagatgatctttagggttccttccaacacaaaccactcTATGATGCTATGATTCTACAAAAAGACAGAAGTTTTTATCCCTCCCTAATATGGAGGCTGCAGTGGTGCAAGATCAGATTAGTTGCTCAAGTTCATGTGAGTAACAAGTgcaaatgattatttttttcgTAACTTCAAGGTCTTTTTGTTCCTCTTTAGGGAAACATATTCAGCCTTCCTCTGGAACTGGGCATAATGCTCTGgcacattttcactgaaaaatctCCGGCTAATCTGCCCCTAGAAAGGTCCtgaatttcctgcttttctgttccTTAATTTGCTTGGCCTGTTTTACTGAAAGTCTGATGGACATTTGTGAGGGCTCTGTAGCTTGTGGAGTTCTGGCTGTCTGCTGGATCCTTCTGGACCAAGCCTGAGCCAAAGGGGCTCAGGGGTCACTGCCCATGGATGGAGATCACACCCTTCTGACTGGACTGACACTGATGCTCCTCACTTTCCACTGCCTGAAACATCACTCCAGAGATCCCCCCAGTGTTAACCTGACCCTCTCATCTCCAGTGCCTGTGCCTGCCGAGGCTTTGTCCCTGGGCCATCTCACCCCATTCTGAGtttctcctccctcttctcACACCACTCACAAAGCCTGTTTGACTCTGCACTGGGAGCAGAtcagctctgccagggatgCCAAACAGACCAGGGCAAAGTGGGGAtcagagcccagcaggactcttGGTCCCTCAAGTTTAGGCTCTCTTGGAAGCCTTTTCCCCATCACTTGGTCACCCACCacagcagggcactgggaggggaatCATTTGACTTTGGAATGCAATGCAATTTGATGTTTTTGTCAGGTCAATGCTAAAAACTGGGCACCTTTGGGATATGATTCATCTCATCCTCCTGCTGATGTCTCAGATGCATCAGAGGAACCATGTGATGCAGGTGTTTGAAGTTAAATGAGGAGAATCCCATCCAGTGTGTCCATTTGCATGTGTGTAGGGAAGcaggaagaaatagaaaagttGGGTTAAATGCTGCAGTTCATCTTTTAATGACTGGAGGGTGATGTACTGTAAGAGAGACACTCACCTGAGGCTCAACAAACTGTGATTTAGATCTGTTGCCTAGTCCAGGCTGGTAGATGTAAGCAGAGTACACGGGAATGCGCAATGTTTTGTCGTACAGGCTGGCAAAGTGATACGAGCTGTTGTAGCGCTGGCAGATCCAGGCTGGGTTCGCTGGCTCCAGGCCATTATCTGGAGCAGTATTCCTGTAGGAAAACTTAGGATAGCTTGCAAAGGAGTTCACCACCTCGCTGTGTCCCAGCCAGAGGCAGCTGGCcaacacctgcagcagcagcagcaggcgcAGCATCGTGGGAGGATTTCAAGTGAAGGGCTCTTGCTCCCCTGGAAGGCAAATGCAGACGGACACTCAGCTTGCAGAGAGCTGGTCATGGCCTGTGCAGGTGGGAcacagctggcagaggagcagtCTTTTCCCACTGCTCATTCATTGACAACTAAACCGGACTAATTTTCCTCCACTTCCAGAAGTCCGGGAGTACTGTAACAACATGTTGGTTTTTATAATCATATACAAGAATAAGAAGTAATTAATCTCTCCACCTACTCCTGAGGTCTACAAGCTCATGCTTCTGCATTTCactctttttaataaaaatttgtgCTCTAATACTTCATAACTGGATCTTCTCTGCCTTTCAAGTCAGTGGAGGCAGTGCCTATGTGTTGTCTTGAGCTGTGCACTTTCTGGATGGAAAGTTGTGAGAGACACTCAATGAGCTCTACTCCCATTGTTCCAACTCCCCTGTGGTCTGTTCCATAAGACAAACCTCCATTTCTTCAACTTGTAAAAAATTCTATTGGATCTTCCAGCCTTATTCCAGTTGGGAGCTCAGAGATTCCTACATGAAGTACTTTTGGTAAGTTTTCCATATCATGGTAGAAAAAAAACAGGACTTGTAACACCTCTCTAGGGAAATTGTACTGAAGTCCAGATTTGGCTTCTCCCTGTGGATGTTCTCCTGATTTCTCCCTCAGTTTTCTTTCTATCAGATGCTAAATGCAGCAG from Corvus hawaiiensis isolate bCorHaw1 chromosome 4, bCorHaw1.pri.cur, whole genome shotgun sequence harbors:
- the LOC125325016 gene encoding endonuclease domain-containing 1 protein-like isoform X1 is translated as MLRLLLLLQVLASCLWLGHSEVVNSFASYPKFSYRNTAPDNGLEPANPAWICQRYNSSYHFASLYDKTLRIPVYSAYIYQPGLGNRSKSQFVEPQLIQPTYPRDMKTEKFLRKQYKISPQQTGQSQAVTQDYKKLQGLDRGHLSPSGHQSGNNSKLATFTLTNIVPQNSSLNRGAWKDYENQTMAQRTQGCKTTYVITGAVPGNTSIANNRVNRPSHIWSAACCQTNTNMKTWAVIAENNKNQVQNLTLAQLEANLSQLYGRKNVSLFHSACPR
- the LOC125325016 gene encoding endonuclease domain-containing 1 protein-like isoform X2; this encodes MLRLLLLLQVLASCLWLGHSEVVNSFASYPKFSYRNTAPDNGLEPANPAWICQRYNSSYHFASLYDKTLRIPVYSAYIYQPGLGNRSKSQFVEPQLIQPTYPRDMKTEKFLRKQYKISPQQTGQSQAVTQDYKKLQGLDRGHLSPSGHQSGNNSKLATFTLTNIVPQNSSLNRGAWKDYEFKTMAKTSKGCTTTYVIMGAVPGNPHITDGRVNVPSHLWLAACCLAGTFSSDQRHKDVGRASSCFALLPISGESS